A genomic segment from Elusimicrobiota bacterium encodes:
- the rpsQ gene encoding 30S ribosomal protein S17 has translation MTTNLVSVTEGEHRRKSRVGVVVSDKMAKTRVVEVLLLTHHHLYDKLLRHKKRYYAHDEDNKSKAGDRVLLEETRPLSKLKRWRVAKVLGKGAA, from the coding sequence ATGACAACGAATTTGGTTAGCGTGACCGAGGGCGAACACCGGCGAAAGTCGCGGGTGGGCGTCGTGGTTTCCGACAAGATGGCGAAAACGAGGGTCGTCGAGGTCCTGCTGTTGACGCATCATCACCTTTACGACAAATTGTTGCGCCATAAAAAGCGCTATTACGCGCATGACGAGGACAACAAATCCAAAGCGGGGGACCGTGTTCTCTTGGAAGAAACGAGGCCGTTGTCCAAGCTGAAACGCTGGCGCGTAGCCAAGGTTTTGGGAAAAGGAGCGGCTTAA
- the rpmC gene encoding 50S ribosomal protein L29, with the protein MKRKDKESMSALSPAELQSELDKRRRQLFEFKFQGTFRQAKNPLEQRSLRKDIARMMTWIRQKKSEEAAQQ; encoded by the coding sequence ATGAAACGCAAAGACAAGGAATCAATGAGCGCGTTGTCGCCGGCTGAGCTGCAAAGCGAACTCGACAAACGGCGCCGGCAGCTTTTTGAATTCAAATTTCAGGGGACGTTCCGCCAGGCCAAGAATCCGCTCGAGCAGCGTTCGCTCAGGAAGGATATCGCCCGGATGATGACGTGGATTCGACAAAAGAAAAGCGAGGAGGCCGCTCAGCAATGA
- the rplP gene encoding 50S ribosomal protein L16 — protein MLMPKRVKYRKAHKPVLKGVASRAVEVAFGEYGLKALGLGYLTSRQIEAARLAIARALKKGGKFWIRVFPDRPITRKPAETRMGKGKGEPSYWCCVVQPGRILFEIEGITEEAAHEALSLAGDKLPFRSTVVKRLEF, from the coding sequence ATGTTGATGCCTAAGAGAGTCAAATATCGCAAGGCGCATAAGCCCGTTCTAAAAGGCGTTGCTTCCAGAGCCGTTGAAGTGGCGTTCGGAGAATACGGCCTCAAGGCTTTGGGACTCGGGTATTTGACGTCCCGGCAAATCGAAGCGGCCCGTCTGGCCATTGCGCGAGCTTTGAAAAAGGGCGGCAAGTTTTGGATTCGCGTTTTCCCGGATCGTCCGATTACGCGAAAACCCGCTGAAACCCGCATGGGCAAAGGCAAAGGAGAGCCTTCCTATTGGTGTTGCGTGGTGCAGCCGGGCCGGATTTTATTTGAAATCGAAGGCATTACGGAAGAGGCGGCGCATGAGGCGCTGAGTTTGGCGGGCGATAAGCTTCCGTTTCGCTCGACCGTGGTTAAGAGGTTGGAATTCTGA
- the rpsC gene encoding 30S ribosomal protein S3 has protein sequence MGQKVPPKATRLGYIQDWDSRWFPLRNAPALIVEDAMIRRVVAERFKHASISKVVIERAGSFLRVILHTARPGMVIGRRGADIESFKSLLEERTGRKTFVNVLEIKYPELDAALVAESIAFQLERRVNHRRAVKRAIERGMAQGASGIKVMVSGRLGGAEIARFEWHKEGRVPTSTFRADVTYGTAEAFTVSGKIGVKVWIFKKEYFTKSKEDLVNEIKKAKAQETGMTQEEGIPMVALGSPTAAPKPTPVPEAQSPSSSSKAEGNPGT, from the coding sequence ATGGGACAAAAAGTACCGCCTAAGGCCACGCGCCTGGGTTATATTCAAGACTGGGATTCGCGATGGTTCCCTTTGCGTAACGCCCCGGCGTTGATCGTCGAAGATGCCATGATCCGAAGGGTTGTGGCGGAGCGTTTCAAGCACGCGTCCATTTCAAAGGTGGTGATCGAGCGCGCGGGCAGCTTTTTACGCGTCATCCTTCATACCGCCCGTCCGGGCATGGTGATCGGCCGCCGCGGCGCGGATATTGAGTCCTTTAAATCTTTGCTTGAAGAGAGAACGGGCCGCAAAACATTCGTTAATGTGTTGGAAATCAAATACCCGGAACTAGACGCCGCGTTGGTGGCGGAAAGCATCGCTTTCCAGCTTGAGCGCCGCGTTAATCATCGTCGGGCCGTTAAACGCGCGATTGAACGCGGTATGGCTCAGGGCGCTTCAGGCATCAAGGTGATGGTCAGCGGACGCTTAGGCGGCGCCGAGATCGCCCGGTTCGAATGGCATAAAGAGGGCCGTGTGCCGACGTCCACATTCCGCGCGGACGTGACGTATGGAACGGCCGAAGCGTTTACTGTTTCCGGAAAAATCGGCGTCAAGGTTTGGATTTTCAAGAAAGAGTATTTCACCAAGAGCAAGGAAGATTTGGTCAACGAAATCAAAAAAGCCAAGGCCCAGGAAACCGGCATGACCCAGGAAGAGGGCATCCCGATGGTTGCTTTAGGCAGCCCGACGGCTGCGCCGAAGCCGACTCCTGTGCCGGAGGCTCAATCACCTTCTTCCTCGAGCAAGGCCGAGGGGAATCCCGGGACCTAA
- the rplV gene encoding 50S ribosomal protein L22, whose amino-acid sequence MAEAVARALWARYAPRKVGQVASLISRKNAQRALLSLEFLPKGSSVLVKKTLESALSNLGGKLGRKVDPKEAWIKTCKVDQGPALKRIHAGSMGRAFPYKRKICHLTIVVSDEPESRSFHGTKSTA is encoded by the coding sequence ATGGCTGAAGCTGTTGCACGCGCACTCTGGGCTCGTTACGCCCCCCGCAAGGTGGGCCAGGTGGCCTCGTTGATCAGCCGGAAGAACGCTCAGCGAGCGCTGTTGTCTCTCGAGTTTTTACCCAAGGGGTCTTCCGTTCTGGTTAAAAAGACGCTCGAATCCGCCCTGAGCAATCTCGGTGGAAAACTGGGGCGCAAAGTTGACCCCAAGGAAGCCTGGATTAAAACCTGCAAGGTTGACCAGGGCCCGGCGCTCAAAAGAATTCATGCCGGGAGCATGGGACGAGCTTTTCCTTATAAGCGCAAAATTTGCCACTTGACCATTGTGGTATCGGACGAACCGGAATCAAGGAGTTTTCATGGGACAAAAAGTACCGCCTAA
- the rpsS gene encoding 30S ribosomal protein S19 produces MARSSKKGPYVDWKLLKKVQETVRSGEKRSIKTWSRRCTIVPDFVGVTFLVHNGRKFLPVYVTEQMVGHKLGEFSFTRFFRGHGEAHTKEATAKT; encoded by the coding sequence TTGGCTAGATCATCGAAGAAGGGCCCTTATGTCGATTGGAAGCTGCTGAAAAAAGTGCAGGAAACGGTGCGTTCCGGTGAAAAGAGAAGCATTAAGACATGGTCGCGCCGCTGCACCATCGTTCCCGATTTTGTCGGTGTGACTTTTTTAGTGCATAACGGCCGCAAATTTTTGCCCGTTTACGTGACGGAGCAGATGGTCGGTCATAAATTGGGTGAATTTTCATTTACGCGCTTCTTTAGGGGCCACGGCGAGGCTCATACCAAGGAAGCAACGGCGAAGACATAA
- the rplB gene encoding 50S ribosomal protein L2, giving the protein MPVKTYKPYTPSRRFIQTQDFSELSRVKPEKSLLAGQRKNGGRNNTGMIMVRHRGGGSKQAYRFVDFKRRDFWGIPAKVATIEYDPNRNARIALLHYANGAKRYVLHAVGVKVGDVLYSGPDSPIKPGNALPLESIPEGTYVHAVELKPGLGAALARSAGTQVQVMAKEGRFATIRLPSGETRLIPKESMATIGQVGNIEANTMTIGNAGRNRHRGWKPYVRGTAMNAVDHPLGGGRGKSKGNNIPRSPWNQPSKGLKTRRKKIWDWMILQDRRRTKVLAAQQLSGPAE; this is encoded by the coding sequence ATGCCTGTAAAAACATATAAACCGTACACGCCCAGCCGTCGCTTTATTCAGACTCAGGATTTTTCCGAGCTCTCCCGGGTCAAACCGGAGAAGTCCTTGCTTGCCGGCCAGCGCAAAAACGGCGGCCGCAACAATACCGGCATGATCATGGTCCGCCATCGCGGCGGCGGCTCGAAACAGGCGTATCGTTTTGTGGATTTTAAACGGCGTGATTTTTGGGGGATTCCCGCGAAAGTGGCGACGATCGAGTATGATCCCAATCGCAACGCCCGTATCGCCTTGCTTCATTACGCCAACGGCGCTAAGCGTTATGTTCTGCATGCCGTGGGCGTCAAAGTCGGAGATGTGCTTTACAGCGGTCCGGATTCGCCGATTAAACCAGGCAATGCCTTGCCCTTGGAATCCATCCCCGAAGGCACCTACGTGCACGCTGTTGAGTTGAAGCCCGGCCTCGGCGCGGCACTCGCCCGATCCGCCGGCACCCAGGTTCAAGTCATGGCTAAGGAAGGCCGTTTCGCGACCATCCGCCTTCCGTCCGGAGAAACAAGATTGATCCCCAAGGAAAGCATGGCGACGATCGGGCAGGTGGGCAATATTGAAGCCAATACCATGACCATCGGCAATGCCGGCCGCAATCGCCATCGTGGATGGAAGCCGTATGTTCGAGGCACGGCCATGAATGCGGTGGACCATCCTTTGGGCGGCGGCCGAGGTAAATCCAAAGGCAATAATATTCCCAGAAGCCCTTGGAATCAGCCGTCAAAGGGTTTGAAGACCAGAAGAAAAAAGATTTGGGATTGGATGATTCTTCAGGATCGCAGAAGAACGAAAGTGTTGGCGGCCCAGCAATTGTCCGGGCCGGCCGAATGA
- the rplW gene encoding 50S ribosomal protein L23 translates to MLIRPLITEKSTGLKEDAHQYSFKVHNAATKGDIRRAVEGLFKVRVLRVRTVNMRGKLRRMGRTQGYLSDWKKAMVTIAADQKIDFEKV, encoded by the coding sequence GTGCTCATTCGCCCGCTCATTACGGAAAAGTCGACCGGTCTCAAAGAGGACGCTCATCAATATTCTTTCAAGGTCCACAATGCGGCGACCAAAGGCGATATCCGCCGCGCGGTCGAAGGATTGTTTAAGGTCAGGGTGCTGAGAGTCCGCACCGTCAACATGCGCGGTAAATTACGTCGCATGGGCCGGACCCAGGGATATTTATCCGACTGGAAAAAGGCCATGGTGACCATTGCGGCCGACCAAAAGATCGATTTTGAGAAGGTGTAG
- the rplD gene encoding 50S ribosomal protein L4: protein MKQLDVIDLTTGSPTGEKLTVPEALASIKPNKALLHEVVIAYQSNARRGTHATLTRGEVSGGGKKPWKQKHTGRARAGSIRSPLWRKGGITFGPQPRSYRIDVGPVKRQTAFVHALAARLNEAAFQVVLEENLANIEKTKELHQLLHARGLDETVVLVSEPKPTFLRAARNLQSLSVRLCDSATAVDILTAKSLVVTRKAWDRLVEVRLRGL, encoded by the coding sequence ATGAAACAGCTTGACGTTATCGATTTAACAACGGGTTCACCGACCGGAGAAAAGCTAACGGTTCCGGAAGCGCTGGCTTCGATCAAGCCCAACAAAGCGTTGCTGCACGAGGTCGTGATCGCGTACCAGAGCAACGCGCGCCGGGGAACGCATGCGACGCTGACCAGAGGCGAGGTCAGCGGTGGCGGCAAAAAACCGTGGAAACAAAAGCATACGGGCAGGGCCAGAGCGGGTTCTATTCGTTCGCCCCTGTGGCGCAAAGGCGGCATCACCTTCGGACCCCAGCCGCGCAGCTACCGCATCGACGTCGGACCGGTGAAGCGTCAAACGGCGTTTGTGCATGCGTTGGCGGCGCGTTTAAACGAAGCCGCTTTCCAAGTGGTTCTTGAAGAGAATTTGGCCAATATCGAAAAAACCAAGGAGTTGCATCAGTTACTGCATGCTCGCGGTTTGGATGAAACCGTGGTTTTGGTCAGCGAACCTAAACCCACGTTTTTAAGAGCGGCCAGAAATTTACAGTCCTTGTCGGTCAGGCTCTGCGATTCAGCCACGGCCGTCGACATTTTGACGGCCAAGTCCCTTGTGGTCACCCGTAAGGCTTGGGACCGGCTTGTGGAGGTGCGCTTACGTGGCCTCTGA
- the rplC gene encoding 50S ribosomal protein L3 encodes MKVILAKKLGMTQVFDNHGLAQGATELLAGPMRVVQVKTKDTDGYSALTLTFDDQAEDRVNRPQSGVFKKAGITPARLLREVRLVDTAGWEPGQTVTLEGMFTPGDYVDVAGVSKGKGFAGGVKRWNFRGGPKTHGQSDRHRAPGSLAGRRSLGRVLPGKKMAGHLGVEHLVIHKLEVLKVDPANNRLFVYGGVPGTSGSYVLVRETVKRRKHRIEVVQTAKASKKKPAAPAKK; translated from the coding sequence CTGAAAGTCATTTTGGCCAAAAAACTGGGCATGACCCAGGTTTTTGACAATCATGGCCTGGCTCAAGGGGCGACCGAGCTGTTGGCCGGGCCCATGCGGGTTGTTCAGGTCAAAACCAAGGATACGGACGGGTATTCGGCCCTGACCCTGACTTTTGATGATCAGGCCGAAGATCGGGTCAACCGTCCACAATCAGGCGTTTTCAAGAAGGCCGGAATAACTCCGGCGCGTTTATTGCGCGAAGTTCGTCTTGTGGATACGGCCGGCTGGGAACCGGGGCAGACCGTAACGCTGGAGGGGATGTTCACTCCCGGCGATTACGTGGATGTGGCCGGCGTTTCCAAGGGGAAAGGATTTGCCGGCGGCGTGAAACGCTGGAATTTTCGAGGCGGACCAAAAACGCACGGCCAATCCGACCGGCACCGGGCCCCGGGTTCTTTGGCGGGCCGCCGGTCGTTGGGCCGCGTTTTGCCCGGCAAAAAAATGGCCGGCCACTTGGGCGTTGAACATCTCGTCATTCATAAATTGGAAGTTTTGAAGGTCGATCCGGCCAATAACCGTTTGTTTGTTTACGGCGGCGTGCCCGGAACCTCCGGCAGTTACGTTTTAGTTCGTGAAACAGTGAAACGCCGTAAGCACCGTATCGAAGTGGTTCAAACGGCCAAGGCCTCGAAGAAAAAACCGGCGGCTCCGGCTAAAAAGTAG
- the rpsJ gene encoding 30S ribosomal protein S10 translates to MVAAKDTAHGAKTETASRAALPADHRIRIRLRCYDHKMLDESVEKIVATVRRTGGVIVGPVLLPTRRKLYTVLRSPHTDKKSREQFELRIHKRLVDLKEPTPRTIDELMKLDLPPGVDVEIKL, encoded by the coding sequence ATGGTGGCGGCGAAGGACACAGCGCACGGCGCAAAAACGGAAACGGCCTCCAGGGCCGCTTTGCCGGCGGATCATCGGATTCGCATCCGGCTGCGTTGTTACGACCATAAAATGCTTGACGAGTCGGTTGAGAAGATCGTGGCGACCGTTCGCAGGACAGGCGGCGTTATCGTAGGCCCGGTTCTGTTGCCGACGCGCCGAAAGCTCTATACGGTTCTTCGTTCGCCGCATACGGATAAAAAATCCCGGGAACAGTTTGAATTGCGCATCCACAAACGATTGGTTGATTTGAAGGAACCGACCCCAAGGACAATCGATGAATTGATGAAACTCGATTTGCCTCCGGGTGTGGACGTGGAGATCAAGCTCTAA
- the tuf gene encoding elongation factor Tu encodes MAKGKFERTKPHVNVGTIGHVDHGKTTLTAAITKVLSKKGLSQFKEYADIAKGGVVRDASKIVTVAVSHVEYETPKRHYAHIDCPGHADYIKNMITGAAQMDGAILVVSAPDGPMPQTREHVLLARQVNVPHIVVFLNKCDLIDDPELLDLVEMEVRDLLKKYEYPADKITIIRGSALKALQGDAGELGEAAIMKLMDALDASIPEPQRDVDKPFLMAIEDVFSITGRGTVATGRVERGRLKVGDNVEIVGITDTKKTVATGVEMFQKTLDEAIAGDNVGVLLRGVEKEGIERGQVLAAPGSITPHKVFKGQVYILNKDEGGRHTPFFKGYRPQFYFRTTDVTGEVELPAAVEMVMPGDNVEIVGRLISPIAMEKGVRFAIREGGKTVGAGVVAEIKE; translated from the coding sequence ATGGCAAAAGGCAAGTTTGAGCGGACGAAGCCGCATGTGAATGTCGGCACGATCGGTCACGTGGATCACGGAAAAACCACGTTGACGGCGGCTATTACGAAGGTACTTTCGAAGAAGGGTCTTTCTCAATTTAAAGAATACGCCGATATCGCTAAAGGCGGCGTTGTGCGCGACGCATCCAAAATCGTGACCGTGGCTGTTTCGCACGTCGAGTACGAGACGCCAAAACGCCATTACGCTCATATCGATTGTCCGGGTCATGCGGACTACATCAAAAATATGATCACCGGCGCGGCGCAAATGGACGGCGCGATTCTCGTGGTTTCCGCTCCTGACGGCCCCATGCCGCAGACCAGGGAACATGTTCTCTTGGCGCGCCAGGTGAACGTCCCCCACATCGTTGTTTTTTTGAATAAGTGCGATTTGATCGATGATCCCGAGCTTCTGGATTTGGTTGAGATGGAAGTTCGCGATCTATTAAAAAAATACGAATACCCGGCGGATAAGATCACCATCATCCGGGGCAGCGCCTTGAAAGCGCTTCAGGGCGATGCGGGCGAGTTGGGCGAAGCGGCCATCATGAAGCTGATGGACGCTCTTGACGCCAGCATCCCGGAGCCGCAGCGCGACGTTGACAAGCCGTTTTTGATGGCCATCGAAGACGTGTTCTCCATTACCGGCCGAGGCACCGTGGCCACGGGCCGCGTAGAGCGCGGACGGCTGAAAGTCGGCGATAACGTGGAAATCGTGGGTATCACCGATACGAAGAAAACCGTGGCGACCGGCGTGGAGATGTTCCAAAAGACGCTTGACGAAGCCATCGCCGGAGATAATGTCGGCGTGCTCCTGCGCGGCGTTGAGAAAGAAGGGATCGAGCGCGGTCAGGTTCTGGCCGCCCCTGGATCCATCACGCCACATAAAGTCTTCAAGGGTCAGGTGTATATTTTGAACAAAGACGAAGGCGGCCGCCATACCCCCTTCTTTAAAGGCTACCGGCCTCAGTTCTATTTTCGAACCACCGACGTGACGGGCGAGGTTGAATTGCCCGCGGCTGTGGAGATGGTGATGCCGGGCGATAACGTGGAAATCGTGGGCCGGCTGATCTCTCCGATCGCCATGGAAAAAGGCGTGCGCTTCGCCATTAGAGAAGGCGGCAAAACCGTAGGCGCCGGCGTGGTTGCGGAGATCAAGGAGTAA
- the fusA gene encoding elongation factor G yields the protein MPRAFPLEKVRNIGIIAHIDAGKTTTTERVLFYTGRIHKIGEVHDGTTTTDWMPQERERGITITSAATYVTWRDYHINIIDTPGHVDFTAEVERSLRVLDGAVVVFDGVQGVEPQSETVFRQADKYHVPRICFVNKMDRIGADFYMCIKSIEERLGANCTPINIPIGAEDSFKGVIDLVVMKAVVWDDKDGLQYHEEDIPAELKDNAAKWRERMLEKISEFDDTLMTKFLDGKPISIEEIRAAIRRGVLTGKFFPVLSGAAYKNKGVQPMLDAVCHYLPNPLDIPPAKGTDLNTGAEAERKPDDDEPFSALIFKIQTDPYVGKLAYFRVYSGVLATGTSVLNTRRSTTERVGRLLRMHAQHREEVKEVRTGDIAATVAMKNASTGDTICFEDKPVALEQIKFPETVISVSIEPKTKADEEKLGIALSRLAEEDPTFRVRRDHETGQTIMSGMGELHLEILVDRMKREFNVLANIGKPMVAYKETVRKKVQREGKYIRQTGGRGQYGHVILEIEPRGRGQGFEFESKIFGGVVPREYIPAVEKGVKEAMEEGALAGYPIVDLKVALTDGSYHEVDSSEIAFKIAAAMALRAGCQHADPVILEPIMRFEVSMPEEYMGDIIGDLNSRRAKVLDMESRGNSKIVRGTVPLAEMFGYATTMRSLSQGRASFNLEPSHYEEVPRAVQETIVAKATGAKESVK from the coding sequence ATGCCTAGAGCTTTTCCGCTGGAAAAAGTCCGCAATATCGGCATCATCGCTCATATCGACGCCGGCAAGACCACGACCACCGAGCGCGTTCTTTTTTACACGGGCCGGATCCATAAAATCGGCGAAGTGCACGACGGAACGACGACCACGGACTGGATGCCTCAGGAGCGCGAGCGCGGCATCACCATTACCTCTGCGGCAACCTATGTGACGTGGCGCGATTATCACATCAATATCATCGATACCCCGGGCCATGTGGATTTTACGGCCGAAGTGGAGCGCAGCTTGCGCGTTTTAGACGGCGCCGTGGTTGTGTTTGACGGTGTTCAGGGCGTTGAGCCGCAGTCGGAAACCGTGTTCCGCCAAGCGGATAAATACCATGTTCCCAGGATTTGTTTCGTCAACAAAATGGACCGTATCGGCGCTGATTTTTACATGTGCATCAAATCCATCGAGGAGAGGCTCGGGGCCAATTGCACGCCGATTAATATCCCGATTGGAGCCGAAGATTCGTTTAAGGGCGTGATCGACTTAGTGGTAATGAAAGCCGTTGTTTGGGATGATAAAGACGGTCTTCAATATCACGAAGAAGACATCCCGGCCGAGCTCAAGGATAACGCCGCAAAGTGGCGCGAACGGATGCTGGAAAAAATTTCCGAGTTCGACGACACGCTCATGACGAAATTTCTCGATGGCAAGCCGATTTCGATCGAGGAAATCCGCGCCGCCATCAGAAGGGGCGTGCTCACCGGTAAATTTTTTCCTGTTTTATCCGGCGCCGCTTATAAAAACAAAGGCGTTCAGCCCATGCTCGATGCCGTCTGTCATTATTTACCCAATCCGCTGGATATTCCTCCGGCCAAAGGCACCGATCTTAATACCGGCGCCGAGGCCGAGAGGAAACCGGACGATGATGAGCCCTTTAGTGCGTTGATTTTTAAAATTCAAACGGACCCTTACGTGGGGAAATTGGCGTATTTTCGGGTTTATTCCGGAGTTCTGGCCACGGGAACAAGCGTTTTGAACACCCGGCGCAGCACCACCGAGCGCGTGGGACGATTGCTTCGTATGCATGCGCAACATCGGGAAGAAGTTAAGGAAGTGAGGACCGGCGACATTGCGGCCACCGTGGCCATGAAAAACGCTTCGACCGGCGATACGATTTGTTTTGAGGATAAGCCCGTGGCCTTAGAACAGATTAAATTCCCCGAGACCGTCATCTCGGTGTCCATCGAGCCGAAAACCAAGGCGGACGAGGAAAAATTGGGCATTGCCCTTTCGCGTTTGGCGGAGGAAGACCCCACGTTTCGCGTTCGCCGCGATCATGAAACGGGTCAAACCATTATGTCGGGCATGGGCGAGTTGCACTTGGAAATTCTCGTTGATCGCATGAAGCGGGAATTCAACGTGCTCGCCAATATCGGCAAGCCCATGGTCGCTTATAAAGAAACCGTCAGAAAGAAAGTGCAGCGAGAGGGCAAGTACATACGGCAAACCGGCGGACGCGGTCAATACGGTCATGTCATTCTTGAGATCGAGCCCCGCGGACGCGGTCAAGGATTCGAATTCGAGAGCAAAATTTTCGGCGGCGTCGTTCCCAGAGAATATATCCCGGCCGTTGAAAAAGGCGTTAAGGAAGCGATGGAAGAAGGCGCGTTGGCCGGATACCCGATCGTGGATTTAAAAGTGGCGTTGACCGACGGTTCCTATCACGAAGTGGATTCATCGGAAATCGCCTTCAAAATTGCGGCGGCCATGGCCTTGCGCGCCGGTTGTCAGCACGCCGATCCTGTGATTTTGGAGCCGATTATGCGATTTGAGGTATCAATGCCCGAGGAATACATGGGCGATATCATCGGAGATTTAAACTCGCGGCGGGCCAAAGTGCTCGACATGGAGAGCCGCGGTAATAGTAAAATAGTACGCGGGACCGTCCCACTGGCCGAGATGTTTGGCTATGCGACCACTATGCGCAGCCTCTCTCAAGGACGAGCGTCATTTAATCTGGAGCCTTCTCACTACGAAGAGGTTCCTCGCGCCGTTCAGGAAACCATCGTGGCCAAAGCGACGGGCGCTAAAGAATCTGTTAAGTAA
- the rpsG gene encoding 30S ribosomal protein S7 — protein MPRRPVERRSPPPPDVRHSSQLVSRLIGKLTFTGKKVQVTRVLYDALDLIKNKTGEDPIVVLSRSVENCRPLLETKPRQVGGATYQVPIEVRPYRGETLAMRWIIDFARSRKGQPMAGKLAEEIMQASRKEGAAFKKREEMHKMAESNRAFAHYRW, from the coding sequence ATGCCTAGACGTCCCGTTGAACGACGTTCCCCTCCGCCTCCGGATGTTCGCCATTCCAGCCAGTTGGTCAGCCGGCTGATCGGAAAATTGACATTCACCGGTAAAAAAGTCCAAGTGACGAGGGTGCTCTACGATGCCTTGGATTTGATCAAGAATAAAACGGGCGAGGATCCGATCGTCGTCTTGTCGCGTTCCGTGGAAAATTGCCGGCCTCTGTTGGAAACCAAGCCCCGCCAAGTCGGCGGCGCCACCTATCAGGTGCCCATTGAGGTCCGGCCGTATCGCGGCGAAACTCTGGCCATGCGGTGGATCATTGATTTCGCCCGTTCCCGGAAGGGGCAACCCATGGCCGGAAAATTGGCCGAAGAGATTATGCAAGCCTCCCGCAAGGAAGGCGCCGCGTTCAAGAAGCGCGAGGAAATGCACAAAATGGCGGAGTCGAATCGCGCCTTCGCTCATTATCGGTGGTAA
- a CDS encoding 30S ribosomal protein S12, with the protein MPTINQLLRIKRKRQTSRSKSPALMNCPQRRGVCVRVFTTTPKKPNSALRKVARVKLTAGIEVTAYIPGIGHNLQEHSIVLVRGGRVKDLPGVRYHIVRGVYDCSGVEGRRQGRSKYGAKRPKDAGAKAAAGAKA; encoded by the coding sequence ATGCCCACAATTAATCAGCTGCTTCGCATTAAGCGCAAACGGCAGACATCTCGTTCCAAATCACCCGCATTGATGAATTGCCCTCAGCGCCGGGGCGTCTGCGTGCGCGTGTTCACCACCACGCCCAAAAAACCCAATTCGGCGTTGCGTAAAGTGGCGCGCGTCAAGTTGACGGCCGGCATCGAGGTCACGGCTTACATTCCAGGGATCGGCCATAATCTTCAGGAGCACTCGATCGTGTTGGTTCGGGGCGGCCGCGTGAAAGATTTGCCCGGCGTCCGTTACCATATCGTTCGCGGCGTTTACGATTGCTCCGGGGTCGAAGGCCGGCGCCAGGGCCGCTCCAAGTACGGGGCGAAGAGGCCGAAAGATGCCGGAGCCAAGGCTGCGGCGGGAGCGAAGGCCTAA